From one Bacteroidales bacterium genomic stretch:
- a CDS encoding site-specific integrase, whose amino-acid sequence MFTNCLTINGPLNKSLNTKIILRKDFIRKDETACFYIRITINRKTNYISLNKFIKPSFWDEGKGIVKSQHPLSNKINHFLIKEKLKIDDILLNLQLQNKEISFNILKKTYSNNSEPLSFFDFFKKEIELMPGKYAKGTIKYYKKELSKLKKFRNTILITDIDLNFLNEYEFYLRNKLNNCTNTISGSFKAIKKLLNIAIRKNLITKNPFAHLKIRYEETHKEFLTIEELKSLEKLLIKNIPEKLKNVLRYFLFACYTGVRYSDMERLKSCNINNNQLSFKQHKTKEYITIPLTRHAIKHLTKKEPEEKLFRVITNQKTNEFLKIIILYANINKNISFHCSRHTFAVISLTIGIPIEVISKILGHKDLKTTQIYAKIVDKLKFKEMEKWNNL is encoded by the coding sequence ATGTTTACCAATTGTTTAACGATAAACGGGCCGTTAAACAAATCGTTAAACACTAAAATCATTTTAAGAAAGGATTTTATTCGTAAAGACGAAACGGCTTGCTTCTACATAAGAATAACAATAAACAGAAAAACTAATTATATTAGTTTAAACAAGTTTATAAAACCTTCCTTTTGGGATGAAGGGAAAGGTATAGTCAAATCACAACATCCACTTTCAAATAAAATCAACCATTTTTTAATTAAAGAAAAATTAAAAATTGATGATATTTTATTAAATCTTCAACTCCAAAACAAAGAAATTTCTTTCAATATTTTAAAAAAAACATATTCAAATAATTCAGAACCTTTGTCATTTTTTGATTTTTTTAAAAAAGAAATTGAATTAATGCCAGGGAAATATGCAAAAGGAACAATTAAGTATTATAAGAAAGAATTATCAAAATTAAAAAAATTTAGAAACACTATACTTATAACAGATATTGACTTGAACTTTTTAAATGAATACGAATTTTATCTTAGAAATAAATTAAATAATTGTACCAATACAATATCTGGAAGTTTTAAAGCTATAAAAAAACTATTAAATATAGCTATTAGAAAAAACTTAATAACCAAAAATCCATTTGCACATTTAAAAATAAGATATGAAGAAACTCATAAAGAATTTCTAACAATTGAAGAATTAAAATCACTCGAAAAACTACTCATAAAAAATATACCAGAAAAATTAAAAAACGTATTAAGATATTTTCTTTTCGCTTGTTATACTGGTGTTAGATACAGTGATATGGAAAGATTAAAAAGTTGTAATATAAACAACAACCAACTGTCTTTTAAACAGCATAAAACCAAAGAATATATAACAATACCGTTAACCAGGCATGCTATAAAACATTTAACAAAAAAAGAACCAGAAGAAAAATTGTTTAGAGTTATTACAAACCAAAAAACAAACGAATTTTTAAAAATCATAATACTTTATGCAAATATCAATAAAAACATATCATTTCATTGCTCAAGACATACATTTGCTGTAATTAGCTTAACGATAGGAATACCAATTGAGGTAATAAGTAAAATTTTAGGACATAAAGATTTAAAAACAACACAAATTTATGCTAAAATAGTTGATAAGTTAAAATTTAAAGAAATGGAAAAATGGAATAATCTTTAA
- a CDS encoding LamG domain-containing protein, with protein sequence MRESIYSKDIRCIFREVFNSEQDVIRNGVLVGSAAFINNGLITLIDDVNSYVDCKKLINKICSVRFKIKPIDFHQYQYLADFRHSGGIGCIYININNGIVFVSSGNIYVDGVQTNVVTAGVYNEIVVVGININCTKLVFFAKNDHSVNQMFGGEVDLIEVYGGVLSTEEISNLYNNKAYKETLFKDEVLSIDSRLGEVIDRWGNSIINTDVDIIRDGYIYNQYYNGITSLLAIFNNVKLNFGEGNFSILVWIKATVDNTVRYKVILGKTETENKNVYRLFLFSSNGYPYLRIANGLTWIDISYFQDLRDNVWHLVCVTVNRSGNGIMYVDACAGTPVSLNFFLGSIDNINNLSVGFDSDWGVANAYFEGAISVLKFVKKELTAEQISQIFMSTKNYYGL encoded by the coding sequence ATGAGGGAATCAATATACAGCAAAGATATTAGATGTATATTTAGGGAGGTTTTTAATTCTGAACAAGATGTTATTCGGAATGGCGTCTTAGTTGGTAGTGCAGCTTTTATTAATAATGGTTTGATAACACTCATTGATGATGTTAATTCTTATGTAGATTGTAAAAAATTAATAAATAAAATATGTTCTGTTCGTTTTAAAATTAAACCAATTGATTTTCATCAATATCAATATTTAGCTGATTTTAGACATAGTGGTGGAATAGGTTGTATTTATATTAATATAAATAATGGTATTGTTTTTGTAAGTAGTGGAAATATTTATGTTGATGGTGTGCAAACAAATGTTGTTACAGCAGGAGTTTACAATGAGATAGTTGTTGTTGGTATAAATATTAATTGTACAAAATTAGTTTTTTTTGCTAAAAACGACCATAGTGTTAATCAAATGTTCGGCGGTGAAGTAGATTTAATAGAGGTCTATGGAGGAGTTCTTTCGACCGAAGAAATAAGTAATTTATATAATAACAAAGCATATAAAGAGACTTTATTCAAAGATGAAGTATTAAGTATAGATTCAAGATTGGGAGAGGTTATTGATAGATGGGGTAATTCTATTATTAATACAGATGTTGATATTATTAGGGATGGTTATATATATAACCAATATTATAATGGTATAACATCTCTACTTGCGATTTTTAATAATGTTAAATTAAATTTTGGTGAGGGTAATTTTAGTATTTTAGTTTGGATAAAAGCCACTGTCGATAATACAGTGAGATATAAGGTAATTTTAGGAAAAACCGAAACGGAAAACAAGAATGTTTATAGATTATTTTTATTTAGTAGTAATGGTTATCCTTATTTAAGAATAGCTAATGGTTTAACATGGATTGATATAAGTTATTTTCAAGATTTAAGAGATAATGTATGGCATTTAGTATGTGTAACTGTAAACAGAAGCGGAAACGGTATTATGTATGTAGATGCTTGTGCGGGTACACCGGTTAGTTTAAATTTTTTTTTAGGCAGCATTGATAATATTAATAATTTAAGTGTCGGATTTGATTCTGACTGGGGGGTTGCGAATGCTTATTTTGAAGGAGCTATAAGCGTGTTAAAATTTGTAAAAAAAGAATTGACTGCAGAACAAATATCACAAATTTTTATGTCAACTAAAAATTATTACGGATTATAA
- a CDS encoding isoaspartyl peptidase/L-asparaginase has translation MKTIKPYLWIIVLFIIPVILFIPVIKFLNIDIGNNTNKKNENYNNNLYAIAIHGGAGNFSKNDIPDSIQVKYKTKLSEALDSGIYILKNNGTAIDAVEKTIMILENSPLFNAGKGAVFTHNGTNELDASIMDGKTLNAGAVAGVTNIKNPISAAKLVMINSEHVLLSGEGALEFAKNQNLEIVDREYFYTDKRWENLQKILKKENELSENKHGTVGCVALDKYGNLAAGTSTGGRTNKKYGRIGDSPIIGAGTYANNKTCAISSTGHGEYFIRYVVAYDISALIEYKNYSLQEAADYVINNKLVKANGNGGIIAIDKTGNITFSFNTSGMFRGYAKSNGDRKVFMF, from the coding sequence ATGAAGACAATAAAACCATACTTATGGATAATAGTTCTGTTTATTATACCGGTTATATTATTTATTCCAGTAATTAAATTCTTGAATATAGATATAGGAAATAATACGAATAAAAAAAACGAAAATTATAATAATAATCTGTACGCAATCGCTATTCATGGTGGTGCAGGGAATTTTTCGAAAAACGATATTCCTGATTCTATTCAGGTTAAGTATAAAACAAAATTAAGTGAAGCTTTAGATTCCGGTATTTATATCCTGAAAAATAATGGTACAGCTATTGATGCAGTTGAAAAAACAATAATGATACTTGAAAATTCACCGCTTTTTAATGCGGGAAAGGGTGCTGTATTTACACATAATGGCACTAATGAACTTGACGCCTCAATAATGGATGGCAAAACTTTAAATGCAGGTGCTGTGGCAGGAGTTACAAATATAAAAAATCCTATATCTGCTGCAAAACTGGTTATGATAAATTCCGAACACGTATTACTTTCAGGTGAAGGTGCTTTAGAATTCGCAAAAAATCAAAATCTTGAAATAGTTGACCGGGAATATTTTTATACTGATAAAAGATGGGAAAATCTTCAGAAAATTTTGAAAAAAGAAAATGAATTATCAGAAAATAAACACGGAACAGTTGGTTGTGTTGCTTTAGATAAATATGGAAATCTTGCAGCAGGAACATCAACAGGAGGTCGTACTAACAAAAAATACGGAAGAATAGGTGATTCGCCGATAATTGGTGCAGGAACATATGCAAATAATAAAACATGTGCAATTTCATCTACAGGACATGGTGAATACTTTATCAGGTATGTTGTAGCTTATGATATATCGGCTTTAATAGAATACAAAAACTATTCACTACAAGAAGCTGCAGATTATGTTATTAACAACAAATTGGTTAAAGCCAATGGAAATGGAGGTATAATTGCAATAGATAAAACAGGTAATATAACATTCAGTTTTAATACCTCAGGAATGTTCAGAGGATATGCAAAATCAAATGGCGATAGAAAAGTATTTATGTTTTAA